Genomic DNA from Acidimicrobiales bacterium:
CGCCACCATCGAACCCGCACTCAAGGTCCTGGTCGACGAGATGTTCGAAGCCGACTGGGCCGAAGCCCGAGCACGCGTCGGTGACGACGCAACCATGGACGACCTCCTACGCACCGATACCCAGCGACGGCACGATGCCCTGCTCCGGTTGATCCGCAACGGCATCGGTGCCGACCCCTCCACTGCGAACGTGGTCGCCGACATCGTCGCCGACCACCAAACACTCGCCGACGAAGCCGAACGACGCGACGCCGCAGCACGCGGTGAAGACACCGTGCGTCGGCCCCTCACCGCGGAGGAGGTGATGGAACGGGTCAAGACCCGCCGCTGCCACACCGCCCACGGCCGCCCCATCGCACCGGCTGATGCCCTCGACTTCGCCATCGCCGGACGCGTGCAGCTGTTCGTCATGAACACCGCCACCCGCGACTTCACCCGATCAGAGAAACAACGCCTCTTCGGCCGAGACCAGCGCATCGGAGCTCTCATCCGAGACCGGCACTGCCAAAGTCCAGGTTGCGACACCTCCGCCGTGCACTGCCAGGCCGACCACACCATCCGCCACACCGACGGCGGACTCACCGTCCCCACCAACCTCACCACCGTCTGTGCTCCGTGTCACCGGCACAAAACCCGGCTCGAAAACCTCGGACTCTGGCCACCCAGTACCTGACCCAACCGAACCACCCGGCACCCCGCCACAGGCGGGGCCACTGCCGCGCCCGGCGGTGGCTAGGTGCAAGCGGTCCAGCGATGTCACACTGCGTCATTACCGTTCGGCCATGACATCACGCAATGCGACAGCGAACGAGCACAATCTGGTCTACGGCGAGTCCGCCCATGAACTCCTCCGGGCCTTGTCCAAGAACCGAGGTCAGACCACGGCCTCGGGCATGGTCGAGATCGATCTCACGCTTTCGTCGGAGGAGGCATCGCCGCTCATACGGGCGCTCATGCGAGCCGAAGCGAGGCTCCTACTCGACGAAGCGGCTGCATTCGGCCCAGACACTGCCCTTCGAACGCCGGAAGAACGAGGGTGCGACGCGTTCGTGGAGATCGTTACGTCCCTCTCCAACGCCCTCGGTTGATGCGGTACTCCGCGCCGGTCAGGACCGACGACTCGTCCCGTACTCGACGGTGTGGAGAGCTGACTGCTGGAGCCACGGTCACATGAGCGTTGGGGTGGTCGGCAAGCTTCGAGACGAATCTGGCTTCCGCTGTCCACCTCGTGACGCCAGATCG
This window encodes:
- a CDS encoding DUF222 domain-containing protein, encoding MILGGTNNTADGSGDLSNLSRTELHERMLAAETAARQAKADYYELCAEAKRRKGPSIHQHRNEALWLADSLRMAKGAAGAMLNRGSLLFTTHPELGEAFRDGRIGEHHLDLFWRIWNKPCLRPFLARDLDGLIRFTSHPWYECRELFTAWEVLVDPIDPNDHAARAYADRSMVTTDPVQQQVLLEILTTTAIYATIEPALKVLVDEMFEADWAEARARVGDDATMDDLLRTDTQRRHDALLRLIRNGIGADPSTANVVADIVADHQTLADEAERRDAAARGEDTVRRPLTAEEVMERVKTRRCHTAHGRPIAPADALDFAIAGRVQLFVMNTATRDFTRSEKQRLFGRDQRIGALIRDRHCQSPGCDTSAVHCQADHTIRHTDGGLTVPTNLTTVCAPCHRHKTRLENLGLWPPST